The DNA segment TGTCTTGATCGGTCCCTCGGCGTATAGCTTTTTCGGCGGCCAACGACTCGCCCGGCTCGCCGAGAGCGGTTCCTTTTCCCCGGTGATCCAGACCCTTTCGTTGGCTGCCGTGCATGCTCTCTTCGGGAGCTATGCGCTCGCGGGAGCTAGCATAATCCGCCGCTTGCCCTTGCTTACGGTTGCTCTATTTACGATCGGCGGTATGTATGCATTCCGCGGGTTAAGCTTCATCGAACAGGCGCTGCAACTTCTTCGAGATCCTGACTCACTCCCGTTTCGCGTCCTCTTCTATTCCCTCGTGTCCTTCGCCACCGGTTGCGCCTATATTGTGGGAAGCGTAAAGAGATGGGGGTGGCTTCACGGCGAGGGAGAGATCGAAGCATGAGCGGCGCTATGCTCTGATCGGCGCGCCGCCTAGTGCTAAAACGTGTACACGAGCCGGTCGACGCAGCGAGCCTGTCTATTACCTGCTTATGAATAGGACCGATTCGGAATCCGATCACAAATTAAGGAGCGAGACGATGAAAATGCGCATCTATCTTGGCGTTCTTACTCTCTTGGCGAGCCAACTTCTGCGGGCGGAGGTGCTGATTGTCAACCTACACAACATCGATGACCGCGGTGTGGGGACCGTCCTCGGGTACCTGACGTTTTCGGAGCGATCGGGGGGGCTCCTGATACAACACGAGATTGGCGGGTTGCCCCCCGGGGATCATGGCTTTCATCTCCATGAAAATCCGAGCTGTGATCCGGGCGAGAAAGACGGCGCCGTCCAGCCCGGGTGGTCGGCCGGAAACCATTACGATCCGGCCAAGAGCGGGCGTCATGAGGGTCCGCTAGGCGCGGGCCATTTAGGCGACTTACCGATCCTCAACGTGGACGAGGCGGGGCGGGCGATCGGCGCGGTCACCGTGCCGCGGCTGAAGATGAGCGATCTCAAGGGGCGGGCAGTGATTATCCACGCGGGATCGGACAACTATTCCGATCAACCCGAGAAGGGCGGCGGCGGAGGTGCGCGCATCGCCTGCGGCGTTATCCAGTAGACCTGCTGAAGGGCGGGCTATCGGCTATCGCAAGCTAAGATGGCGATTTTTCTAGCTGTTCGAAAGCGATATTCGTGTCTCCTCAGAGGCCGAACGCGAGTCGGTTTGATAGATGGCGCGGTTTGCTGACTGCCGCTTGACCAATATCTCTTGAACGCATAGCCGCGGGTCGAGTTTACCGAAAGGGTAGGGCGGTACCGATCACATCGCGCACCGTTGCACCCCGGCATTTTTCACAGTACCGTGTTGCTGCCTATAATTATCATCACGGCTTCGAACGTCTATCGAATCTCGCCAGAATTGAGGGGGAATCGTTGTGTACAAAGCACTCTTAGGTTTCGCCTGTGTGCTGTTAAGCGCCATCGCGGCGGGAGCGCAGACTGTCTATATCAGCGACGATGTGGGCGTTTATCTGCGCCGTGGGCCCAGTAATCAGTTTAAGCTTATTGGAACCGTACCCGCCGGGTCGCGCGTGACCCTAGTCGATCGGAACGAGACGACGGGCTACGTAAAGGTCGTGGATGGGGAGGGAAAATCGGGCTGGCTGGAAAAACGTTACGTCAGCACTGAGATCAGCCGGCGCGAGCGCTTGGCGAGTGTGGAACGCGAGCTGGAACAACTCAAGGAACGATTCAAGGGATCAGGATCGAAGCTCGCGGCTTATCAATCGGAATTGACCCAGTTGAAACACCAGAATCAAACCCTCGATCATGAGGCCAAGCTACGCAGCAGCGAGGTTATGCGGCTCCAAAACGAGTTGGCCGGTAAGGACCAACAAAATCAGA comes from the Pseudomonadota bacterium genome and includes:
- a CDS encoding TIGR04211 family SH3 domain-containing protein, with protein sequence MYKALLGFACVLLSAIAAGAQTVYISDDVGVYLRRGPSNQFKLIGTVPAGSRVTLVDRNETTGYVKVVDGEGKSGWLEKRYVSTEISRRERLASVERELEQLKERFKGSGSKLAAYQSELTQLKHQNQTLDHEAKLRSSEVMRLQNELAGKDQQNQIEWFQIGAVVLAAGIVLGLLAPHLTKRRRRNDGW
- the sodC gene encoding superoxide dismutase [Cu-Zn] SodC, with translation MRIYLGVLTLLASQLLRAEVLIVNLHNIDDRGVGTVLGYLTFSERSGGLLIQHEIGGLPPGDHGFHLHENPSCDPGEKDGAVQPGWSAGNHYDPAKSGRHEGPLGAGHLGDLPILNVDEAGRAIGAVTVPRLKMSDLKGRAVIIHAGSDNYSDQPEKGGGGGARIACGVIQ